In a genomic window of Venatoribacter cucullus:
- a CDS encoding NAD-dependent succinate-semialdehyde dehydrogenase, translated as MQLQNSALWRTQALINGEWLAGSRQFAVLNPADGSVLAQVADLGADDTRRAIEAAAAAMPAWQQLPAVQRSNVLWRWYELLLDNQEDLARLMTAEQGKPLAESRGEIAYGASYVRWFAEEARRVYGDIIPLPQADRRGLVIHQPVGVVAAITPWNFPNAMIARKVAPALAAGCAVVLKPAAETPLSALAMAELALQAGVPAGIFNVITATDAPAVGAEMTSNPQVRKVTFTGSTPVGKLLLQQCATTVKRTSMELGGNAPVIIFDDADLDLAINGTLAAKFRNAGQTCICSNRLLVQAGIYPEFVRRLQEAVAAFRVGNGMDEGVTQGPLISPQAVAKVHAKVQAAQAGGAQLVCGGELSPLGEYFYPPTILTGVTPAMAVWQEEIFGPVAPVLKFTTEAEAIALANDTNAGLAAYLFSRDMGRCWRVSEALQYGMVGVNETAISSEQIPFGGVKESGSGREGSKYGLQDYLETKYICMGGLQR; from the coding sequence ATGCAATTACAGAATTCTGCGCTGTGGCGCACTCAGGCTCTTATTAATGGTGAATGGCTGGCCGGTTCCCGCCAGTTTGCGGTACTGAACCCGGCCGATGGCTCGGTGCTGGCACAGGTGGCTGATCTGGGCGCCGACGATACCCGTCGCGCCATCGAAGCGGCGGCTGCCGCCATGCCGGCCTGGCAGCAATTACCGGCCGTACAACGCAGCAATGTGTTGTGGCGCTGGTATGAATTGCTGCTGGACAATCAGGAAGACCTGGCCCGGCTGATGACGGCGGAACAAGGTAAACCGCTGGCGGAATCGCGCGGTGAAATTGCTTACGGGGCGTCTTACGTTCGCTGGTTTGCCGAAGAAGCACGGCGGGTTTATGGCGATATTATTCCATTGCCACAGGCTGATCGCCGTGGTCTGGTGATCCATCAGCCGGTCGGCGTAGTCGCCGCCATTACGCCGTGGAATTTCCCCAATGCCATGATTGCCCGCAAAGTGGCGCCAGCGCTGGCGGCCGGTTGCGCGGTGGTGCTGAAGCCAGCGGCAGAAACGCCGCTGTCGGCGCTGGCGATGGCAGAACTGGCGTTACAGGCCGGTGTTCCGGCGGGTATTTTCAATGTGATCACCGCCACCGATGCGCCGGCGGTGGGCGCCGAGATGACCAGCAACCCGCAGGTGCGCAAAGTCACCTTTACCGGCTCGACGCCGGTGGGCAAATTATTGCTGCAACAATGTGCAACCACGGTAAAACGTACGTCAATGGAGCTGGGCGGTAACGCGCCGGTGATCATCTTTGACGATGCCGATCTTGATCTGGCCATTAACGGCACCCTGGCCGCCAAATTCCGCAATGCCGGCCAGACCTGTATCTGCAGCAACCGTTTGCTGGTGCAGGCCGGTATTTACCCGGAATTTGTCCGGCGGCTACAGGAAGCCGTAGCGGCGTTCCGTGTCGGTAACGGCATGGACGAAGGGGTGACGCAGGGGCCGTTAATTTCCCCGCAGGCGGTGGCCAAGGTGCATGCCAAAGTGCAGGCCGCGCAGGCTGGCGGCGCGCAGTTGGTATGCGGCGGCGAGTTGTCACCGCTGGGGGAATATTTTTATCCACCGACTATTCTTACCGGAGTCACGCCGGCCATGGCGGTGTGGCAGGAAGAAATTTTCGGCCCGGTGGCGCCGGTGCTGAAATTCACTACCGAAGCCGAAGCCATTGCGCTGGCCAACGACACCAATGCCGGATTGGCGGCTTACCTATTCAGCCGCGATATGGGCCGTTGCTGGCGCGTCAGCGAAGCCCTGCAATACGGCATGGTGGGGGTGAATGAAACCGCCATCAGTTCCGAGCAGATTCCGTTCGGCGGCGTCAAAGAATCCGGCAGTGGCCGTGAAGGCTCAAAATACGGCCTGCAGGACTATCTGGAAACCAAGTACATTTGCATGGGCGGGTTACAGAGGTAA
- a CDS encoding ABC transporter permease, with protein sequence MMQVWNIAIKELNDGLRNRWLLAISLLFAILAAGIAWLGSAAAGQVGFSSIPATIASLASLATFLVPLIALLLAYDAIVGEEEGGTLLLLLTYPLSRGQLLLGKFIGHGLILALATSIGFGSAAIAIALLVSDLDIWLLIHSFSRFIFSATLLGWVFLALAYFLSSKASEKSTAAGLALGVWFLFVLVFDLSLLALLVFSKGQLNPDLLPWLLLLNPTDIFRQINLSGLGDSSSMNGVMALGQDLPITNAGLWISLFVWLIFSLGIAHFTLRRRAI encoded by the coding sequence ATGATGCAAGTCTGGAATATCGCCATTAAAGAGCTGAATGATGGCCTGCGTAACCGCTGGCTGCTGGCTATCAGTCTGCTGTTTGCCATTCTCGCTGCGGGTATTGCCTGGCTTGGCTCAGCCGCCGCCGGCCAGGTTGGTTTCAGTTCCATTCCGGCAACCATTGCCAGCCTGGCCAGCCTGGCAACATTTCTGGTTCCGCTGATTGCGCTGTTGCTTGCTTACGATGCCATCGTGGGTGAAGAAGAAGGCGGAACCCTGTTGTTATTGCTGACCTACCCGCTCAGTCGCGGGCAGTTACTACTGGGGAAATTTATTGGTCATGGGCTGATTCTTGCGCTCGCCACATCCATTGGTTTTGGCAGTGCCGCCATCGCCATTGCGTTATTGGTCAGTGATCTGGATATCTGGCTGCTGATTCATTCGTTTTCACGGTTTATTTTTTCAGCCACATTACTGGGCTGGGTTTTCCTTGCACTGGCCTATTTTCTCAGCAGCAAAGCCAGCGAAAAATCCACCGCAGCCGGCCTCGCGCTTGGTGTGTGGTTTCTGTTTGTGCTGGTGTTTGATCTCAGTCTGCTGGCATTGCTGGTGTTCAGTAAGGGGCAGCTCAATCCTGACCTTCTGCCATGGCTTTTACTGCTTAATCCCACCGATATTTTCCGGCAAATAAATCTGTCCGGTCTTGGCGACAGCAGCTCAATGAATGGCGTTATGGCTTTGGGGCAGGATTTACCCATCACTAATGCCGGACTGTGGATATCATTATTTGTCTGGCTGATTTTCAGCCTGGGTATTGCTCATTTCACCTTACGCCGCCGTGCGATTTAA
- the tatA gene encoding twin-arginine translocase TatA/TatE family subunit gives MGISPWQLLIVLLIVLVLFGGKRLRSLGGDLGGAIRDFRKAANKQPEDSEQ, from the coding sequence ATGGGAATAAGTCCATGGCAGTTACTGATCGTCCTTCTGATTGTACTTGTGTTATTTGGCGGTAAACGTCTGCGCTCTCTGGGCGGTGACCTTGGTGGTGCGATCCGGGATTTTCGTAAAGCAGCTAACAAACAACCCGAAGATAGCGAGCAATAG
- a CDS encoding nitrous oxide reductase accessory protein NosL: MKKVCSFISVATLMFSALLAGCSQPTNSETAKQSPVAFHSSDECHVCGMAITRFPGPKGEAITGNGKTRKFCSSAEMLQWWLQPENQVQNMTLYVHDMSRSDWHKPDDAHLIDATQAFYVVAPDMAGAMGTPIASFADKEKAEFFASDRKTSVMTFDQLKDALLQHQNTMGGSHSKDHSMHH; encoded by the coding sequence ATGAAAAAAGTATGCTCTTTCATTTCTGTCGCTACCCTGATGTTCAGCGCATTGCTGGCCGGCTGCAGCCAGCCCACCAACAGTGAAACCGCGAAGCAATCACCTGTTGCTTTTCATTCCTCAGATGAGTGCCACGTGTGCGGTATGGCCATCACCCGCTTTCCCGGCCCCAAGGGCGAGGCGATAACCGGCAATGGCAAAACCAGAAAGTTCTGCTCATCCGCCGAGATGCTGCAGTGGTGGTTGCAGCCTGAAAATCAGGTTCAGAACATGACGTTATACGTTCACGATATGAGCCGCAGTGATTGGCACAAGCCGGATGATGCACATCTGATTGATGCCACGCAGGCATTTTATGTTGTTGCACCGGATATGGCAGGCGCAATGGGCACACCAATTGCCAGTTTCGCTGATAAAGAAAAGGCAGAATTTTTTGCTTCCGACAGAAAGACCAGCGTGATGACATTCGACCAGTTAAAAGACGCCCTGCTGCAACATCAGAATACGATGGGCGGAAGCCATTCCAAAGATCACAGCATGCACCATTAA
- a CDS encoding cytochrome b/b6 domain-containing protein → MDSNKISVWDIFVRLFHWSLVAAIGFAWWTGEQGGEWMDWHKRCGYAVLGLVVFRLLWGFAGPVYARFSHFLYGIRTTLGYGRSVVKRQDPPYLSHNPLGGWAVLALLLLCALQAGTGLFANDDIFTEGPLVHLVGYDWSSEITRWHKSLFDLLLAVIGLHVAAVLFHQLGRREPLLQGMITGRKPVAGAVDVQPAVTSGTGVWVKGVLLAGLAVLTVWGVINL, encoded by the coding sequence ATGGACAGTAACAAAATATCGGTGTGGGATATTTTTGTACGTTTGTTTCACTGGTCACTGGTGGCCGCTATTGGTTTTGCCTGGTGGACGGGCGAGCAGGGCGGTGAATGGATGGACTGGCATAAGCGCTGCGGTTACGCCGTGCTGGGGTTGGTGGTTTTCCGCTTGCTGTGGGGCTTCGCCGGCCCTGTGTATGCGCGCTTCAGTCATTTTTTGTACGGCATTCGCACCACACTGGGTTATGGCCGGTCGGTCGTTAAACGACAGGACCCGCCTTACCTGAGCCATAATCCGCTCGGTGGCTGGGCGGTGCTGGCGTTGTTGCTGCTCTGTGCGCTGCAGGCCGGCACCGGGTTGTTTGCCAACGACGATATTTTTACCGAAGGGCCGCTGGTGCATCTGGTCGGGTATGACTGGAGTTCGGAGATTACCCGCTGGCACAAATCGTTGTTTGATCTGTTGCTGGCGGTCATCGGTCTGCATGTGGCCGCGGTGCTGTTCCATCAGTTGGGCCGGCGTGAGCCCCTGTTGCAGGGGATGATTACTGGCCGCAAGCCCGTCGCTGGCGCCGTGGATGTGCAGCCGGCCGTCACCTCTGGGACTGGCGTGTGGGTGAAAGGGGTGCTGCTGGCCGGGCTGGCGGTGCTGACCGTGTGGGGTGTTATTAATCTTTAA
- a CDS encoding ABC transporter ATP-binding protein, producing the protein MNLVELQNVSLAYGRMEVIKNLSLHLAEGEILGLFGHNGAGKTSTMKMILGLLAPGSGHVQVFGNTPDHTEVRKRLGYLPENVMFYPQLSGEETLTYFARLKGAANHQVGELLEKVGLTHAAKRKVKTYSKGMRQRLGLAQALLANPRLLLLDEPTVGLDPVATQELYQFLNELRQNGTGIILCSHVLPGVEPYISRAAILAGGQLQAVGTLSELRRQVALPTRIRLGSLPEPEHWRARLSGLGFDSRCIGRDALEVLTHNGAHRELLNTLINSSEAADLEVSPPSLDDLYRHFAVVPAPEKSQ; encoded by the coding sequence ATGAACCTGGTAGAACTGCAGAATGTCAGCCTTGCTTATGGCCGGATGGAGGTTATAAAAAACCTTTCTCTGCACCTGGCCGAAGGTGAAATACTTGGTTTATTCGGTCATAACGGTGCCGGCAAAACAAGCACTATGAAAATGATCCTTGGTCTGCTCGCGCCCGGCAGCGGCCACGTTCAGGTATTTGGTAATACTCCGGATCATACCGAAGTCCGTAAGCGGCTTGGTTATTTACCGGAAAACGTTATGTTTTATCCGCAATTAAGCGGCGAGGAAACACTGACTTATTTTGCCCGCCTGAAGGGGGCTGCTAACCATCAGGTCGGAGAATTACTGGAAAAAGTCGGGCTGACCCATGCCGCTAAACGTAAAGTAAAAACCTACTCCAAAGGTATGCGTCAGCGGTTGGGCCTGGCTCAGGCATTGCTGGCAAATCCACGCCTGTTATTACTGGACGAGCCGACCGTCGGCCTGGACCCGGTAGCCACGCAGGAACTTTACCAGTTTCTGAACGAGCTGCGTCAGAACGGCACCGGCATTATTCTCTGTTCGCATGTATTACCCGGTGTTGAACCTTACATCAGCCGTGCCGCCATTCTGGCCGGCGGTCAGTTACAGGCTGTCGGCACTCTGAGTGAATTACGCCGTCAGGTAGCACTGCCAACACGCATACGCCTTGGCAGTCTTCCGGAACCGGAGCACTGGCGAGCCCGGTTATCCGGTCTTGGTTTCGATTCCCGCTGTATTGGCCGGGATGCTCTCGAAGTTTTAACTCACAACGGCGCCCACCGGGAGTTACTTAACACCCTGATAAACAGCAGTGAAGCCGCCGATCTGGAGGTCAGCCCCCCCTCCCTCGATGATCTGTACCGCCATTTTGCGGTCGTCCCGGCACCGGAGAAATCGCAATGA
- a CDS encoding nitrous oxide reductase family maturation protein NosD: MILSVFFLLLLASAGVQAQYQSLPLQKQGEVQVLPAGHYQGNFLIDQPGHIRCATEAVIDAGAQGHAVKITATGVSLEGCHIINWGRNLTDLDSAIFVAARADHVRLLNNHLQGAGFGIWADTSNHIEIHGNRIDGDERVRSQDRGNGIHLFSVRQAIVTDNVIRHTRDGIYIDTSNHNTLTGNVLEDLRYGIHYMFSNNNVVHNNITRRTRTGYALMQSRSLDVRNNLSEGDQNYGILMNYITYSTISNNRVQGVISGSTGDSMIQGAEGKALFIYNSVFNTISHNHFTDSVMGIHLTAGSEDNKIFGNAFIANQQQVKYVATRTQEWSENGRGNYWSDYLGWDRNADDIGDLIYEPNDNIDRLLWLYPQMRLLLNSPAIELLRWVQQAFPVVKSPGVRDSFPLMRPPLTEAP; encoded by the coding sequence ATGATCCTTTCCGTCTTTTTTTTACTGCTGCTGGCCAGTGCCGGAGTACAGGCGCAGTATCAATCTTTGCCGCTGCAGAAGCAGGGTGAGGTGCAGGTACTGCCCGCCGGGCATTACCAGGGCAACTTTCTTATTGATCAACCCGGCCACATCCGCTGTGCCACCGAAGCCGTCATTGACGCCGGAGCGCAGGGTCATGCCGTTAAAATTACCGCCACCGGAGTCAGCCTTGAAGGCTGTCATATCATTAACTGGGGCCGTAATCTGACCGATCTGGATTCCGCTATTTTTGTCGCTGCCCGGGCCGACCATGTACGTCTGCTGAACAATCATCTGCAGGGCGCAGGTTTTGGTATCTGGGCTGATACCAGTAATCACATTGAAATCCATGGCAACCGCATCGACGGTGACGAACGGGTGCGCTCACAAGACCGTGGCAATGGCATTCATTTGTTTTCTGTCCGCCAGGCCATTGTGACCGACAACGTTATCCGCCACACCCGGGATGGCATCTACATCGACACCTCCAACCACAACACCCTGACCGGTAATGTGCTGGAAGACCTGCGCTACGGAATTCACTATATGTTTTCCAATAACAATGTGGTGCACAACAATATTACCCGTCGTACCCGTACCGGCTATGCCCTGATGCAGAGCCGCAGTCTGGATGTACGCAACAATCTGTCTGAAGGCGATCAGAACTACGGCATTCTGATGAACTACATCACCTACTCCACCATCAGCAACAACAGAGTGCAGGGGGTGATCAGCGGCAGCACTGGTGACAGCATGATTCAGGGTGCTGAAGGCAAAGCGTTATTTATCTATAACTCCGTATTCAACACCATCAGCCACAACCACTTTACCGACAGCGTAATGGGTATTCACCTTACCGCTGGTTCTGAAGACAATAAAATTTTTGGCAATGCCTTTATTGCTAATCAACAGCAAGTTAAATATGTCGCCACCCGAACTCAGGAATGGTCCGAAAATGGCCGCGGAAATTACTGGAGCGATTATCTGGGCTGGGACAGAAATGCCGACGATATCGGCGATCTGATCTACGAACCAAACGACAATATCGACCGCTTATTGTGGCTTTATCCACAAATGCGTTTATTACTGAACAGCCCGGCCATTGAATTACTGCGCTGGGTGCAGCAGGCGTTTCCGGTCGTTAAATCACCTGGCGTGCGGGACAGCTTTCCCCTGATGCGCCCACCGCTGACAGAGGCACCTTAA
- the nosR gene encoding transcriptional regulator NosR, whose protein sequence is MQRLYQILPDATTITEPEGEYAIRKAMAGEKLLGYVFETINVANIPAYSGKPINMQVILSPEAIILDAWLLEHHEPILLVGIPEQKLVDFGVAYQGIKADQRVVVGSTKDENAVTVDAITGATVTVMVVNEIIMKATHTVAASLGLVEAQLAQKQKPANILPEAYSPAPWQQLTGNGSIRRLHLLRSQVDEAFKGTEAEAVEKATPDQLNDTFIDLYIAYLNAPTIGRNLLGDSQYRFLMEDLKPGEHAIAVLANGMFSFKGSGYVRGGIFDRIQLRQFGDVISFRDLDQQRLYDVMAEGAPEFKEKSLFIIRDKSHFDPGTDWTFELLVRRQTGPVDGVFTSFELGYQLPEVYFERPPLTEAELAAIEEASRPLWLNIWYQKSFQIGILITALGVLLVILFLQDYFTSKPAFLHWLRRGYLLFTVFFIGWYCLGQLSVVNVLTFVHSLMQDFRWELFLSDPVIFILWAFTAATILLWGRGVFCGWLCPFGALQELINEAARKLKIRQYELPFAVHERLWAVKYIILLGLFGLSLESLATAERYAEVEPFKTAIMLKFSREWGFVFYAVLLLVINIFTRKVYCRYICPLGAALAIPSKARLFDWLKRRKECGQPCQLCANECEIQAIHPDGRINHNECHYCLDCQMTYHNDNKCPPLVVKRKKQQRNKPAPERIPVVQMDPQN, encoded by the coding sequence TTGCAGCGTCTGTACCAAATTCTGCCAGATGCTACGACAATCACCGAACCGGAAGGCGAATACGCCATCCGCAAAGCCATGGCCGGAGAAAAATTACTGGGCTATGTGTTTGAAACCATCAACGTCGCCAACATTCCGGCTTATTCCGGCAAGCCGATCAATATGCAGGTCATCTTAAGCCCTGAGGCGATAATTCTGGATGCCTGGCTGCTGGAGCACCACGAACCGATTCTGTTGGTCGGTATTCCGGAGCAGAAGCTGGTTGATTTTGGTGTTGCCTATCAGGGTATTAAGGCCGATCAGCGCGTGGTGGTAGGCAGTACCAAGGATGAGAATGCCGTAACCGTCGATGCCATCACCGGCGCCACCGTCACCGTGATGGTGGTGAATGAAATCATTATGAAGGCCACTCATACCGTGGCCGCATCCCTGGGGCTGGTCGAGGCGCAACTGGCGCAGAAACAAAAGCCCGCCAATATACTGCCGGAGGCTTACAGCCCGGCGCCCTGGCAACAACTGACCGGCAACGGCTCCATCCGCCGTCTGCACCTGTTGCGCTCGCAGGTTGATGAAGCCTTTAAAGGTACCGAGGCTGAGGCGGTGGAAAAAGCCACTCCGGATCAGCTCAATGACACCTTTATTGATCTGTATATCGCTTATCTGAATGCCCCAACCATTGGCCGTAACCTGCTGGGTGACAGCCAGTACCGTTTTCTGATGGAAGACCTGAAGCCCGGCGAGCATGCCATTGCCGTACTGGCCAACGGCATGTTCTCGTTCAAGGGGTCGGGTTACGTGCGCGGCGGTATTTTTGACCGTATTCAGTTGCGTCAGTTTGGCGATGTTATTTCCTTCCGCGATCTTGATCAGCAACGGCTGTACGATGTTATGGCTGAAGGCGCTCCGGAATTCAAAGAAAAATCGCTGTTTATTATCCGTGATAAAAGCCACTTTGATCCGGGTACCGACTGGACCTTTGAACTGCTGGTGCGCCGCCAGACCGGCCCGGTCGATGGCGTATTCACCAGTTTCGAACTGGGTTATCAACTGCCGGAAGTCTACTTTGAACGTCCGCCTCTTACGGAAGCCGAACTGGCAGCTATTGAAGAGGCCAGCCGTCCGCTGTGGCTGAATATCTGGTATCAGAAGAGTTTCCAGATCGGAATTCTGATCACGGCGCTGGGTGTTTTGCTGGTTATTTTATTCCTGCAGGATTATTTCACCAGCAAGCCTGCATTTCTGCACTGGCTGCGCCGTGGTTATCTGTTATTTACCGTGTTCTTTATCGGTTGGTATTGCCTGGGTCAGCTGTCGGTTGTCAACGTACTGACCTTTGTTCATTCACTGATGCAGGACTTCCGCTGGGAATTATTCCTCAGCGATCCGGTTATATTTATTCTCTGGGCATTTACCGCAGCCACCATTTTGCTCTGGGGACGGGGAGTATTCTGTGGCTGGCTGTGTCCGTTTGGTGCTCTGCAGGAGCTGATTAACGAAGCCGCCCGCAAATTAAAAATTCGCCAGTATGAATTGCCCTTTGCTGTGCACGAACGCTTATGGGCCGTTAAGTACATTATTTTATTGGGTTTATTCGGACTGTCTCTGGAGTCACTTGCGACCGCTGAGCGCTATGCCGAAGTGGAACCCTTTAAAACCGCCATCATGCTCAAATTCAGCCGTGAATGGGGCTTTGTTTTCTACGCCGTGTTGTTGCTGGTTATCAATATTTTTACCCGCAAAGTTTACTGCCGCTATATCTGCCCTCTGGGTGCTGCCCTGGCAATACCGAGTAAAGCCCGCCTGTTCGACTGGCTGAAACGCCGCAAAGAATGTGGCCAGCCTTGCCAGCTCTGCGCCAATGAGTGCGAAATTCAGGCGATTCACCCTGATGGCCGGATTAACCACAACGAATGTCATTACTGCCTCGATTGCCAGATGACCTATCACAACGATAACAAGTGTCCGCCACTGGTTGTTAAACGTAAAAAACAGCAAAGAAATAAACCCGCTCCAGAGCGTATCCCGGTGGTACAGATGGATCCGCAAAACTGA
- the nosZ gene encoding TAT-dependent nitrous-oxide reductase, whose translation MTDNSNKPVSEKEKTGLSRRGFLGASALTGAGAALVGATGLGSAVMSREAFAAAAKDAKKKYHVEPGELDDYIGFWSGGHQGEVRVLGIPSMRELMRIPVFNIDSATGWGITNESKAIMGDSAKFLNGDCHHPHISMKDGKYDGKYVFINDKANSRVARIRLDIMKCDNMLTVPNVQAIHGLRLQKVPYTKYVFANAEFVMPHPNDGKHFDLQADYSYTMFNVIDAETMEMAFQIMVDGNLDNCDADYTGRFAASTCYNSEKAYDLGGMMRNERDWVVVFDIHAAEKAVKAGKFTTLGNSKVPVLDGRKKGDKDSQFTRYIPVPKNPHGCNTSSDGKYFIANGKLSPTVSMIEIARLPDLFAGKIKDPRDTIVAEPELGLGPLHTTFDGRGNAYTTLFIDSQVVKWNMADAVRAYNGENVNYIKQKLDVQYQPGHIHASLCETSEADGQWLVALCKFSKDRFLQVGPLHPENDQLIDISGEEMKLVHDGPTFAEPHDCTMARRDQIRTRKIWQRDDPFFAGTVAMAKKDGITLESDNKVIRDGNKVRVYMTSVAPTYGINEFKVKQGDEVTVIVTNLDQIEDVTHGFCMVNHGVSMEISPQQTASVTFTADKVGMHWYYCNWFCHALHMEMVGRMLVEPA comes from the coding sequence ATGACAGATAACAGCAACAAACCTGTGTCAGAAAAAGAAAAGACCGGGCTAAGCCGCCGCGGATTCCTCGGTGCCAGTGCTCTGACCGGTGCCGGTGCAGCACTGGTTGGTGCGACCGGCCTGGGTTCTGCCGTAATGAGCCGCGAGGCCTTTGCCGCTGCCGCCAAAGACGCCAAGAAGAAGTACCATGTAGAACCGGGCGAACTGGATGACTACATCGGTTTCTGGAGCGGCGGTCACCAGGGTGAAGTGCGTGTACTGGGCATTCCGTCCATGCGTGAGCTGATGCGCATTCCGGTATTTAATATCGACTCGGCCACCGGCTGGGGGATCACCAACGAAAGTAAGGCGATCATGGGTGATAGTGCGAAGTTCCTGAATGGTGACTGTCACCATCCGCACATCTCCATGAAAGATGGCAAATACGATGGCAAATATGTTTTTATTAACGATAAAGCCAACAGCCGCGTGGCCCGTATCCGCCTGGATATTATGAAGTGCGACAATATGCTGACCGTGCCTAACGTTCAGGCCATTCACGGTCTGCGTCTGCAAAAAGTTCCGTACACCAAATATGTTTTCGCTAACGCCGAATTCGTTATGCCGCATCCGAACGATGGCAAGCATTTCGATTTGCAGGCCGATTACAGCTACACCATGTTTAACGTTATTGACGCAGAAACCATGGAAATGGCCTTCCAGATTATGGTGGACGGTAACCTGGATAACTGTGATGCCGACTATACCGGCCGCTTTGCTGCGTCCACCTGTTACAACTCAGAAAAAGCCTATGATCTGGGCGGTATGATGCGTAACGAGCGTGACTGGGTGGTGGTATTCGACATCCACGCCGCCGAAAAAGCCGTTAAAGCCGGTAAATTCACCACCCTGGGTAATTCCAAAGTGCCGGTGCTGGATGGCCGTAAAAAAGGCGACAAAGACAGCCAGTTCACCCGCTATATTCCGGTACCGAAGAACCCGCACGGCTGCAACACCTCGTCCGATGGCAAATACTTTATTGCCAACGGCAAGCTGTCACCGACCGTATCCATGATCGAAATCGCCAGACTGCCCGACCTGTTTGCCGGCAAGATCAAAGACCCGCGTGACACCATCGTCGCCGAACCAGAACTGGGCCTTGGGCCGCTGCACACCACCTTTGATGGTCGTGGCAACGCCTACACCACCCTGTTCATTGACAGCCAGGTGGTGAAGTGGAATATGGCCGATGCGGTACGTGCCTATAACGGTGAGAATGTTAATTACATCAAGCAGAAACTGGACGTGCAGTATCAGCCGGGTCACATCCATGCATCGCTGTGTGAAACCAGTGAAGCCGATGGTCAGTGGCTGGTAGCGCTGTGCAAATTCTCCAAAGACCGCTTCCTGCAGGTTGGCCCACTGCACCCGGAAAACGACCAGCTGATCGACATTTCCGGTGAAGAAATGAAACTGGTACACGATGGCCCGACCTTCGCTGAACCACACGACTGCACCATGGCCCGCCGTGACCAGATTCGTACCCGGAAAATCTGGCAGCGGGATGACCCCTTCTTTGCCGGCACCGTTGCCATGGCGAAAAAAGATGGCATTACCCTGGAGTCCGATAACAAGGTTATCCGTGATGGCAATAAAGTACGGGTTTACATGACCTCGGTGGCGCCGACTTACGGCATTAACGAGTTTAAGGTAAAACAGGGGGATGAGGTCACTGTGATCGTCACCAACCTCGACCAGATCGAAGACGTTACTCACGGCTTCTGTATGGTAAACCATGGGGTATCCATGGAGATCAGCCCGCAACAGACTGCCTCAGTTACCTTTACCGCTGACAAAGTGGGTATGCACTGGTATTACTGCAACTGGTTCTGCCACGCTCTGCATATGGAGATGGTAGGCCGGATGTTGGTTGAACCAGCCTGA